A segment of the Colletotrichum destructivum chromosome 3, complete sequence genome:
GGCCCAGAAGGGGAGCATGGAGCGCGGCTTGAAGCCAATAATGCGGATGATGGGGGTGCCAAAGTCCTTGAGAGACTTCTGCTCCTCCGGGGCGAAATGGACGTATTCGCCGCCAAACTTGTAAGCCTTCTTGAACTCGGTCTTATCTACCGTGCGGACACTATCCTCGGCTATCCGGGTCGTCTCGCCAATAGCGATTTGAGGCTTCTCGCCGTCCAAGTAGATGTACGACGTTCTGGCTGGCGTCTGGCGGTGGATGACGTTGTAGCCCTTGACCGATATCCTCAGGCCAGGGGCGATCTCGAAGGGGAGGTTTGAGAACAAGGCACGTTTGGTGGTTTCCTTGGAGTTGATGTTGGATATCAGGGAATTGAGAAGGGTGAGGCCGTCCCCTGACTTTGAGCTCCGCACCTCGGagagggcctcggcggttTGGTCTCGATAGATGATGTCCTATACGAATCAGCTTAGAATCCTCAAGCGATTCTGCAGCACTTACGTCATAAAATTTGCCGAGGTTGAATTTCTTGTCTTCTCTCGTGATGGGAAATAGTTCAATGACAACGCCGAGATCGTAGAGATCCTTGGCTCGAACGGCGGCTGCCGATTTGGCGTCCTTGTTATTGCCATGAGGGTTGTCATTGTCTGTGATGATGAACAGGCGCCTGCTGCCAAAATTCGCCGCCCTAGTCGTGAAGATCTGATTCGCGCAAAAGAAGACGTTGGCCATCTggacttcctcctccgccggAACCAGGacctcatcttcatcctcgccttcttctccgtcggcgccgactaGCGTCTTGAGCGCCTTGACGTCCTCTGCTGCGGGAATGTCGAGATCGGTGAACAAGTAGCAATGCGGATACCCCAGACCAGAACGACCACTTTCCTCTTGGAACTTGGACTTCTCAGTGCCGAAAAAAAGGATGCCCATCATGTCCCGAGGGTTCGAGATGATGCGCTGCTGCATGATGTGGTAGGCGCATTTCAAggccgcctcgacggcgctgtCCTTATCCGCCTTCTTGGAGCCCGACGTCGGGGGGCGCTGCAGCATGGATGAGCTAACATCGATGGCAAACAGAACGGCATCTTTTTGGGCCTTGTAGTCCTGTGATGCGTCAGTTGTAAGTCAAGCGCTGCGGACAGGGACGCCCACGGTCTCGTCAAGCTCCTCCTCagcatcttcctcctcctccccttcttttttgAAGTGTCCACGATCAGCCATTCTCCGAAAATTGCTCAGGAATTTGAGTGCGAAGGTGGTTTGGTTTGCGGATGATTTGGCAGCAACGAGGAAGTGTATGTCACCTTCGGGGGTTTCGTCTCCAGGCACCAACGCGCCTAGACCAGGGGGAGCTTCGCGGTATCGAGCGTACCAGGGGTGGGTGCTCCACCGAAGCTCGCGGCGCGCGACCACGTGACCGATGTCTGTTGATTACGCAAGTGCTGATTGGCCAAAGCTGTTGGAGTTAAGAGGAAACCCAGGCAGCAGCTGGTTTAGAAACAAAAGCAGGGGTGTGCTGAGGTCGCCCTCTATCAGCTCGGCCATGCAAGGGTCCTGCTCGGTGTTCGGTGGGCTCACGTCCAGATCGGGATTTCCTTCGTCATCGAAGCCCGAATTCCACAAAGTTGTCCGCCATCGAACACGCATCACCGGGATTCGCGCATTGCCACAAGTGCGATTTTCTCGAACCAGTCGAGCATTTGAGTATATACACCCTGCTCTCTCCAGCAGAGCAGAGCTGTGTATTGTGAACCATCCAACCTACCACTACAACGCAAACTCAATGGCCCTGAAGTACTCAACAGGGCGGCTCTCCCGGAGCTT
Coding sequences within it:
- a CDS encoding Putative SAP domain, ku70/Ku80 beta-barrel domain, SPOC-like domain superfamily protein produces the protein MADRGHFKKEGEEEEDAEEELDETDYKAQKDAVLFAIDVSSSMLQRPPTSGSKKADKDSAVEAALKCAYHIMQQRIISNPRDMMGILFFGTEKSKFQEESGRSGLGYPHCYLFTDLDIPAAEDVKALKTLVGADGEEGEDEDEVLVPAEEEVQMANVFFCANQIFTTRAANFGSRRLFIITDNDNPHGNNKDAKSAAAVRAKDLYDLGVVIELFPITREDKKFNLGKFYDDIIYRDQTAEALSEVRSSKSGDGLTLLNSLISNINSKETTKRALFSNLPFEIAPGLRISVKGYNVIHRQTPARTSYIYLDGEKPQIAIGETTRIAEDSVRTVDKTEFKKAYKFGGEYVHFAPEEQKSLKDFGTPIIRIIGFKPRSMLPFWACVKKSTFIFPSEEDYVGSTRVFSALWQKLLKDKKVGIAWAITRANASPILVAIIPSHEKSEDDSGTPYLPAGLWLYPLPFADDLREGPEPPSNLVVSSNELIDRMRVIVQQLQLPKAMFNPKKYPNPSLQWHYKILQVLALEEEYPEKAEDLTEPKYKAISKRAGGYLDEWAEVLQAETKNALAKAAIKRDMDDDDDERPAKRVKAAPRSAKVSGQGLTTAQLKAAIDGGGLSKMLVADLKDILAARGQSTTGKKTDLIERVEQWVEDNA